The DNA region TTCTGATTTTGAGAAAGAGGGAACCGTTTCTATTCATTCGGAACACTCTGATTCTGAAAATTCAGATACCGAGTCTGAAACTATGGCAGCTGCCCCACCTCCTGTGGAGAGACTATTAGGTGATTATGGGGGAGCTAATGCTCTGCTTGGAAGGATGACAATCGTAAATCAACCAGTCAATGTTGCCCACTTTCAACTTCACCCCTCAACGATACGGCAACTAGAAAGGAGACCTTTCTCAGGAAAAATTAacgaagatgccaacaagcatttgcaaaggtttctgactatgactacatcgTTAAAGATTGAGGGGAATTCTGAGGAAGCTAAGAAGTTGGTCATGTTTCCGTTTACATTGTCAGAAGACgctgaagagtggttctactcttTACCTGCTGGAAGCATCACAACTTGGCAACAGATGGAGACAACTTTTCTCAACGAGTACTTTCCGGCCTCTGTATACATCCGAAAGAGGTACGACATAGTGAATTTTAAACAAAAGGAAGGAGAGTCACTTGGAGATACGTATAAGAGGTTTaaacgattgttggttgcatgtcctactcataaTACGGATGCAACAGagcaaatgcagaattttgtaaatGATCTTCGgatgaagactaagcaactcattgacacagcagctggtggctcaacTAACTTTACAACAACCACTGGTATTAAAAATATTATCGAAGCCATTGCAGCCAATGAGCACCTGGAGTTGTATGACCGTAGTGTTAGTCAATCCGAAGggataattgacctgaaattGGCAAGTCAAGtggtgaagatggaagatcaaatagCAGCTGAAGTAGAAAGGAGACTAAAGAAGTTGGCTATTGATACTCAAACTGTGGCACAGGTTCAACCGGTTCAACCAACTCAAGCTAGTAATTGCAAAATTTATGGAGGACCTCATCTTACCGCacattgtgttgcaaccgcacAACAAATTGAGGAGATCAAGTTTCTAAGGCAGAACAACCCTTATTCAAATACATACAATCCgggttggaaaaaccatccaaATTTCTCATGGAAGGATCAACAAGGAAATTTGAAGAACCAACCACAGCAACAACAATTTCGACCTCAGCAACAACAATCGTatcaacaacctcaacaacagtTTCAGCAACAGGTACCAAGAAAAGTTGATTGGGAGCTTGCCATTGAGAAGATGGCCGCTCAAAGCTCTCAATTTTAAGAAGAGACTCGAAGTAATTTAAAAAACACAGGTGCTTCAATTAAGAATCTTAAAATACAGATGAGTCAGATAACCCAACAACTAGCGGGTTCTCAACAACAGGGCGTTTTACCAAGTTCTACGGTTACTAATCCAAGAGAAAATAATCATGTGAATGCGGTGACCACAAGGGATGGTAAGTCGAAAGAAGTACCTGAGAAGAGTTCTGTAGAAGAAGACttattgcttgaagttgatatagagataaaagaaaatgaggttgcAAATGAAGAGGTTACTAGTGATGAAAGAGTGGTTAAAGATAAAGTTATTGATCCAAAACCGGCCGTCAAACTTCCATTCccaacaagaaataagaagaaagggtaacatgagaaaaactttgagaagttCTTGGAGATGTTTAAAAAGCTTGAGCTAAACATTCCGTTCTTGGAGGTGCTTGAGCAAATGCCTACCTACGCAAAGTTCATGAAAGATATCATCTCGAAGAAGCGGACCATAGAGACTAACCCGATTATTCTAACGGAAACTTTTAGTGCcattttgcagggtatgaaggTTCCGGTGAAAAAGAAGGATCGAGGGTCTGTGACTATtccgtgtaccattggagatagatcCTTCAAGAAAGCTCTAATTGATTTAGGAGCGAGTGTAAGTCTTATGCCGCTATCCATCTATAAGAGATTAGGGATAGGTAAAGTGCAAGATACAAGAATGACACTCTAGTTTACTGACCACTCTGTGAAGAGACCGTATGGGATAGTAGAAGATGTGCTAGTAAAGATCGACAAGTTTGTGTTTCCGGTGGCTTTTGTCATTTTggaaatgccggaagatgaagagataccaaTCATTTTGGGGAGACCATTTTTAGAGACCGGGAGATGTTTGATCGACATAGAAGAAGGCACGATGACTTTGAAAGtgtatgatgaagagttaaaaattgatgtGCGAAACACCATGAAGTACAAGGATGAGGTTGCCACTAATCAACATATTCAGACAATTGATCAAATATGTGAGAAGAAAAATTGCTTGACAACACAAAAATTACCCTTGGAAAGGGTGTTGAGCTTATCAATTTTTAACGAAGAGGAAGTAGTTGACGAGAAAGATATGGAAGTAGTAGCCATGATGGAAGCATCACCACCTTTTAAAGGTTATCTACACAaccggtgggaagatttaagGCAACCCTTAATTGAAGAAAAGAAAGATGAACAAAAGAAGGGGACCGAATTGAAACAACTACCGGAGAACCTCAAATATGTCTTCCTAGACACAGATAGTAAGTGCCCGACCATCATCAGTTCACATCTAGAAGTTCTTCAGGAAGATAAGCTTGTCAAAGTTTTAAAAAAACATAAGAGTGATATTGGCTGGTCTATTGAAGATTTGAAGGGAATAAACCCTACAATATGCATGCACaaaattctcatggaagatgatcacaagcCGGTTGTCCAACCTCAACGACGACTTAATCCAGCAATGAAGGAAGTAGTCAGAAAAGAGGTGGTTAAATTGTTAGATGCAGGGATGATTTATCCCATATCTGATAGTTCATGGGTAAGTCCAGTTCATGTGGTGCCAAAGAAAGGTGGAACTAttatgataaaaaatgagaagaatgagttGATACCCACAAGGACAGTCACTGGATGACGGGTATGCATCGATTATAGAAGATTGAATCTTGCCACAAGGAAGGACCATTTTCCCCtaccattcattgatcagatgttggaaaggttagccggTCATGACTATTATTGCTTCCTCGATGGTTACTCTGGATACAATCAGATAGCTGTTGCACCAGAAGATCAGGAGAAGACCGCATTTACATGCCCCTTTGGTATTTTTGCCTACAGAAGGATGCCAttcgggttatgtaatgcaccaaCAACTTTTCAGAGATGCATGCAATCAATCTTTGCGGATATGCTTGAGAAGCacatggaagtcttcatggataATTTCTCAGTTTTTGGTAAGTCCTTTGATAATTGCTTGACTAACCTTGCTCTTGTGTTAGAAAGGTGCCAACAAGCAAATCTAATCCTCAACTGGGAGATAGAAGTGGACCAAGCAAAGATTGAAGTCATCTCAAAACTTCCCCCGCCGATGAATGAAAAAGGTATTAGAAGTTTCTTAGGGCATGCGGGTTTTTACCgtaggttcataagagatttctctaaAATAGCAAAACCCTTAACGACTCTTTTAGTTAAGGATAATACCTTTGCTTTTGATAAAGAGTGTGCTGTAGCGTTTGAAACAATAAAGCAAAAATTAGTATCAACACCAATTGTTGTAGCCCCTGACTGGTCTCtaccttttgagataatgtgtgatgcaagtgatatTGCAGTCGGGGCAGTTCTTGGGCAGCGTCGAGAAAAATTGTTACATGTcatttattatgctagtcatATGTTGAACCCcgcacagatgaattatgcaactacTGAAAAGGAGTTGTTAGCTGTAGTGTACACCTTTGATAAATTCAGGCAATATTtgttgggttctagagtcattgtttatactgaccatgctgctttgaagtaTCTTTTTGCTAAACAGGATTCTAAGCCAAGACTTCTTAGGTGGATCTTACTCCTTCAAGAGTTTGATATGGAGATTCGTGACAAGAAAGGATGTGAAAACACTGTTGCCGATCACCTCTCTCGAATGTCACCTATAGAAGAGGCAGAAGACAAGCGTCCAATAAAGGATGAGTTCGCCGATGAATACATCCTCACTGTCAATGGAGTGCCTTGGTTCGCAGATTATGCGAACTATCTGGTAGGTGGGGTAATCCCCGatgattttgattctaacaagaagaaaaagtttttgcatgattgcaggttttacttGTGGGAAGATCCCTTCTTGTATAAGAGAGGAGTGGATGGACTGATTAGGAGATGTGTTCCAGAGGAGGAACAAAGGGATGTGTTGAAAGCATGCCACGACTTCGACTATGGAGGACACTTTAGTGATGATAGAACTGCCGCCAAAGTTCTCCAATCTGGGCTATACTGGCCAACTCTGTTCAAAGATGCTcaacaaataattaaataatgCGACAAATGTCAGAGAACGGGCAACATCTcaaaaagaaatcagatgccCCAAAATGCCATGCTAGAAGTTGAACTCTTTGATGTATGGGGTATCGATTTCATGGGTCCTTTTCCACCATCTTTTGGGAAGCAGTACATCTTAGTGGCGGTGGATTATATCTCAAAGTGGGTGGAGGCCGTGGCCTTACCAACTAATGATGCTCGAGTGGTGATCAGGTTTCTAAAGGAGACTATCTTTGCTAGGTTCGGAGTGCCAAGAGCTTTAATAagtgatgaaggaacacatttTCTGAATCATCTAATGGAGAAGCTACtcttgaaatacaatgtgaaGCATCGAATTGCTACTCCATACCACCCTCAAACTAGTGGGCAGGTGGAAGTGTCAAATAGGCAACTCAAACAAATCCTTGAAAAGACCGTCAACTCATCTCGCAAGGATTGGGCAAGCAAGTTGGATGATGCACTTTGGGCTTACCGAACAGCTTTCAAAACGCCAATTGGTATGTCGTCGTACCAATTAGTTTATGGCAAAGCGTGCCATTTACCTCTTGAATTGGAACACAAGGCATTCTGGGCTTCAAAATTTTTGAATATGGATTTATCCAAGGCAGGAAGTTCTCGGATCCTTCAGCTCCACGAATTAGAAGAATTTCAGAATCGTGCTTATGAGAATGCTAAGGTCTATAAAGACCAAACGAAGAAATGGCATGATAACAGGATAGTGAGAAAATAGTTTTATGAAGGACAACTGGTCCTTTTGTATAATTCTCGATTAAAGTTATTCCCTGGGAAGCTAAGATCCAAATGGTCAGGACCGTTTGTTGTTCACAAAGTTTTCCCTCATGGAGCGATTGAATTAAAGAATCAAGTGAACGGGGATACCTTCAAAGTCAATGGTCAGAGGTTAAAGTCGTATTACCAAGGGCAAGAGAGTGGCCAAATACATGTTGTTCGTCTCACAGGGTGAGATGaacaaccgtcgagccatgcgacgttaaacaaagcgcttcgtgggaggcaacccacggGTTTTCATCTTTTTTTCTAATCAATTCTTTTGTTTCTGTTTTTGAGTTTGAATGTTTGTAGGTAGTCGCAGTGTGCTACTAGTGAAGGTGGAAAATTCAAATGGGGTAGCAACTGAGGAGTTCAGCCGTACACTTGAAAAGAGAAAAATATAAGACAAAACAaggcaacacggccggccgtgtgAGCTAGCACGGGCCGTGTTGCTC from Lathyrus oleraceus cultivar Zhongwan6 chromosome 1, CAAS_Psat_ZW6_1.0, whole genome shotgun sequence includes:
- the LOC127097886 gene encoding uncharacterized protein LOC127097886; its protein translation is MRGKASAEFLFDAEPERSLRARIRKARHDRLEAIEEPLIVSDFEKEGTVSIHSEHSDSENSDTESETMAAAPPPVERLLGDYGGANALLGRMTIVNQPVNVAHFQLHPSTIRQLERRPFSGKINEDANKHLQRFLTMTTSLKIEGNSEEAKKLVMFPFTLSEDAEEWFYSLPAGSITTWQQMETTFLNEYFPASVYIRKRYDIVNFKQKEGESLGDTYKRFKRLLVACPTHNTDATEQMQNFVNDLRMKTKQLIDTAAGGSTNFTTTTGIKNIIEAIAANEHLELYDRSVSQSEGIIDLKLASQVVKMEDQIAAEVERRLKKLAIDTQTVAQVQPVQPTQASNCKIYGGPHLTAHCVATAQQIEEIKFLRQNNPYSNTYNPGWKNHPNFSWKDQQGNLKNQPQQQQFRPQQQQSYQQPQQQFQQQVPRKVDWELAIEKMAAQSSQF